A window of Glycine soja cultivar W05 chromosome 2, ASM419377v2, whole genome shotgun sequence genomic DNA:
AAAGAGTTAGAATGATTACACATGGTGCTATAtcactatttttgtttttgtttctattcTATTATTGTAGCACATACATATATAACATATCCCGATGCTATTTGAATTAGGGGGTAAATGCTGTGCACCCGTTGAACACAACTCCAACACAAGACTGGCTTGGCcaaaatttggtcattgaaCTCTTTAAGTCAAATTCTCAATTAAACCATATGAAAAATTTTCCCCCTTTGCTTCATTAATTAGTAGTACCTGTTCCTCTATATTTGTACTTAGTGGCCCAATACAAGTAGTGTAGGAAGTTCAACCCACTTAGCACACACATGAGCCAATAGAACTTCTCTAGGTGATAGTGGTTAAAGTTGGCACCGGATAGCCATGGTTTATTGTGGGTGCCATTTCCAGTGACACTGTTTACTATAGACACAATCACTGAACTTAGGTAGTACCCCATTGCCAAAGAAGCCCAAGAAAGAGAAGTAGCCAATGATCTCATTCTTATTGGTGCCTCTGTGAAGAAAAATTCCAACAATCCTGCCAAGGTGAAAAGATCAGCAGATCCAAGGAACAAGTACTGAAAAGCAATCCACAAGAATGTGATAGGAAGTGGTTTGGTTGGATCATCAAGTAGCCCTGACTGAGTTGCCACtcttttccttttgatttcaaCAATAGCAGCCACTGCCATGGCAACTATGGAGAGTACCAATCCAAAACCAATCCTTTGGAGGTGTGTGATTCCCATTTCTGACTTGGTTGCTTTCCTTGTGTAGGGGATGATGATGTGGTCATAGATTGGTGCTAGGATCATGATGAATACCACCGGGAAAACCGGTAGCGAAGACGGTGGAACCTTTAGGGAACCAAGCTTGGTGTCCATTGTGGCTGCTTGTTCAACAGAGAATGTGGACAATTGAGCTAGGCAACAGTTGAGGATGATGGTGCAAGCAAATATGGGTAGCATTTTCAATACTACCTTGACATCTTCTACTTGTTGTACAGTGCATTCTAGTGATGAATACCTTGGCTTGTTTGTAACTGCTTTGTTGAGAAACTTGAGGTTGCTTGTTGGGGTTTCAGTTGTTGTGCTTGCTTTAACAGTTTCTTGTTGTGATTCTGTTCTACCTGAGTGTGGATTAGAAGGGCTTGAAGTCATATTCACAACTGCACTGCTAGTGTTTTTGTAGGTGCAGCTATTCAGTAAAGCAGCAATAAGAACCTgctcaaattcaaaacaaagaatCACATACCATGCTAAATTATTATGAGAGGGGTATAACTCATGATAATAGTGAAAGAGAAATGGGAAATATGAGGCTATCTTATAAGAGTAAATAGTGTATGCATTAGTAGTGTAAAGAGATTTTATAGTTATTTAATCACAaactttttaagaaattttaaggaacagtggaagaaaaaaaatgcaaaatttgcTTATCTTTAAGAGTAAATAGTGTATGCACTATCggtgtaaaaaattatatcatcattaaattacaatttattatatatgataagattattaatatttatataatcattTCAAAAGTCATACCTATCTTAATTTCTGATTTGTCTACAGTTTAAAACTTTTGTATTGACAGtagatagaaattaaattaaactcttCTTATAAAGTAAACAAATAGCTTAAGTAGAGGTTGGTGCAATGAAAGTTACCTTTAAAATGGTTGTAAGTGGGCTTCCTGAAGGGATCTTGTTCTTGTAGGTTGGTGAACCGGCCAAGAATACTGGGATAGACACAAATATGCTAATAGTAGATATTGCAAAACCCCATTGCCACCCTTTGTTGTCTTCAATCCACACCACAAAAGTAACTGCAATAAGGGCACCGCATGATAGGCAGAAGACGAAGTAGTTGAAGAAGGTTGATCTCTGCTTCCTCCCAGATGGGGTGGTTTCATCAAATTGCTCACCACCATGTGCTGGCAGTGACCCTTTGATTCCTCCAACCCCCAGAGCCACCAGATAGAGGCCAATGAACAACATTGCTGCTTTGCTACCATTAACTTCTTGACATGGGGTGTCTAAGTCACACTTTGGTGGCTTCAATGAAGGATCACGAGCTTGGATGGTGAGTACAATCAGACCCTGCACAAAAAGTCCAAGTTCCTTAGCCATGTCACGTTTTTGCAATATATAACAAAGcataacaaaaaggaaaaatgtgtcaacccttttagttgatttagTTTCTACATTCAACATCTGTAATAAAATCTCATGTTCACAGCTTCACAACTCAAATGAAGGGTTTTGGGATCTATAGCACAAGTATCCAGAAACAATCTTGTTTCAATCAGAAGTCAGAACATTCATACACAAGACTCAAATTTTTAACTCTAACCTACAAAGGACTCATTTGCTTTAAAGAATTGCAAAATAATTCTAGctagaattaattttataccATCAAAAGTAATTGAGATGTATgccaaaattaatttcaattatgaatTTAACTTAAAACGTTTTGcaacagaaaaagaaattgaCTTTAGGTGTAAAAGGATCAGACACTGAATAGGATTAGCTACATGAATTAAAATACGTTAGTCACGTTATTATGCTTTTTTCCATAACCATCTCACCAAAGTCATTCAATTCTAGAGGCCATTAACACTAGTAAGTAATTATACTTCCTGCTTTaacctctttttcttttcactaattttatgTTGTTCTAGTTCTAGTAGTTAATAACCTCGTTTTGTTTTTGCCATGGTTCTGGAAAGGGCTTTTATAGAAGGCCCAAACTAGGTGCAGACCCGGACCCTCCAAGTCCAAAGTTTGCCCCAGTTCATGGGCCCAATATGATGtacaacaaaacacaaaaagcTGCAAGAAAATATCATCAACTGGTGGGTACCACTTCCAAATGTTAGACATCAATGCACATGGCATGGGCATTGCGTTGATCGCATTAGTGACACCTACCAATCTTTTTCTAACCCTTATTTCCCTCTGTTTTTGCTCAGGAAAGCAAACCAATAAAATATCACAAATTTGCCAGCGGATATATGCTTTTGGACTACACATATATCATAAGTGTGCCTACTAGTGCCTACCATATTTCCTCGAATATTAGACCAATAATAAAGAATGCTCTAGTACTATACACAAAAAAAGTTTTCAACATAAAACAAGGTCCTAGGCCACGTGTCTATGCCTCCATCCCCACCTCAGTGTCTGGACCTCGCACGGACAAGGACGTATTATAATCCACTATTAACATTTTGTTATGAAATGTCACTTGTGCTATGTTGGCGTTTTGAGTAAGTTTTCAATATGCGATATATATGTGAAAGGGTAGTGATAATCAGATAATGGATCATCAAAATGACAACCACACACGTGGTTCACAAACTTTCTTtgcttaaaaaataactatGTTAATACGTGAACTTGCCTTATATGTGCCTTTAAGACTTCTAGAATTTGTagattttagaaaagaaaaccttttagaataaaaaacaaagacatGAAGACAAGGTGTTCATTATGACCACAAAGATTTTCAAGGACCATGCACTGCTACTAGATGTAGAAATGGCACTTAGGCTTGGCATGAACATGATATATACCAACCAAATACCAATGAATCAATTACTTGATGTTACTAAGTAGTGCATAGTACACCTTAGTatgcataattttatttttttctctaaggAATTTATTGACGAATTCGCGAGATGAGCTGTTGAGGCTTTGGAGCACACGTTAcaaattcttattcttattcaCTTGGCTATGATTTATAAGCTGTTCCCAAATAATAGCGTGAAGTGAAAATGATGTCTTAATTAATTTGAACTCAGATGTTATTGTCCTGAGTTCATGTATTTAAATGGTTAATTGCTCCCTGGAAAGTTAATTAGCGCTGACTTAATATTCCTATTTTTTATTACTCCTTctggtttttatatatttttttctatttcattaatatttctatttatatgtattgtttttaaaaaaatatatataattagtatattttaattatattcttatatctatttaaattttagataatttacacagttattataaataattttataattttaatataaacaaatatattaattacgtTTTTAATATGCGTGCTATCTTCTTAAATAGATACTACTAGTTAACAGAAATTAATAGAGCAAAAAGATTCTGGTCAAACATCTCAGtaaaaattgtttgaatattaattttatagctaaataaaaatttttatgattattaaatcatttaaaaataattaagagacgAGGAAGAGTTGTACAACAGCCAGAGTAAGTGATCACGATGACACGTAATACTATAGGCGAGATTTGAGGAGCCAAAACGACAAAAGTTGATGCACTAAACAAAGGGGTCCTAGGCACTTGAGGAAATTAAATATACGTTGCATGAAAAATAATACGTGGGTcctcttttatttaataaattaattaaagatatgcTAACAAGTCTTTTAAAGATACCTTTTAAAAGAAtcaagataatataaaattacttaatacattaaaaaaatattttctttttaacaattaataaaataaaacactcTTTAgcctttataataaattaagcaGCATTCTAtatcatgtatatatatataattaatcttCTCACATCTTTACTTCATGTAACaccaaaaaatcatattatataaaaagacaaaatctCCTTCCaccaatattattttatctcctCCACTCCATTAAGCAAAAGGATAAAGTCGTCGGACACTAACAGCCATATTATGTGCCCTTTCCATTTAACTGATGTTGTGAGATGCTGACCACAAgatcaattatataattatgtgcATCATGCTCatgcattactttttttttttctttctctcagctactctatttttcttcccTGGCCACCACTAAGATTGCAAGTTCGAggttataatttataacatatACTAGTATACATTCTTTATGGTGATATTTTTAATTGGGATCAATTGAGAAGAGACATAAACCTATGTAAATGATTGTGTATCTTTTTCCTCTCCCCCATTTTGTGCCCcaaactaataaatatattcTAGACTTGGTCTGTTTGTTGACTTGTATATATCTGAGTGGGCATTAATTCATGCAATTCATAAGGTTTTGTTAGACAACAAGTGGGGGAGGGAATTGcaacaaaagaaaaggaatccAGGGTTGGGATAAGTGTTTTTTAACACCATTCACATTTTCAATTCTTCGATGAGAATTTGATAAATTGCACCATTTGATTCAACCCTACCCTCCTGCAAGTTGCAAACCTTTGCAACTGACTCTTATTCCGGTAGACACGTCACATCCTTTTGCCGGACACGTGTTCCTTGAGTCAcccagaaaaaaataaatcgaaAATCTCCTTTATATTTAAGTAAATCTTCTCCTGtacaataaatattaaacaaattttatctgtttaaaatttataaagaaagagagaaacacaaaatttgatttCCCATTTCTCTGAGTCACATATCatggaaaaggaaaaacaataagTGCAAAAGCTTGAGTTAGACAAATTAAGGTAACTTAGTAGGTAGGTTTGAGTTGAGTGAGAGAAAGTCGAACACAAGACACAACATACACTTACACAAACACAGACAAAGCATAAAGTGATATCATCATATCACATGGAGAAAACAAGCTAGAGtgtagtagtaataataataatgcattGCGGTGGCTTACCAGGAACTCAATAACTGCACTTATCAGGTAGACACGATAAGTGGTGAAAAAGGCATCGGATAAGAAACCACCGAGGAGGGCAAGAAGAAAGGCTGTTCCCATGAAATTGGTGACATTGTTCGCAGACTTTGAAGGTGACATGTGCATGTACTGCCTCAGGTACAACACCAAGTTGCTAGCATTGGCCAAAAACGCCAGATTCTCCAATATCTCCGCCACTAATAAACAAAACACAACCACCTCGGAAATCAATACTAGACATATCACAATGAATTTGTCTCATACTAACTATTAAATTTCTATGGTATGACCTTAtgaacattttatatttatcttaaactactttttttttgttctttaacataaaaaaaggaCTCTGGTCGAAATCGAGTCCTAAAAACCACTAAGATTAGTCTAATAACGAGTTTGAATAATATGCATGCTGATTTAAGTTTGATTCTTTTTGTCGTCGTTGTACATAAAAAGAAACGGTGTCCCCATTGAATTTGGCTTAAGATGCCCCTATAAATGTGTGTATGAGTgtgtgaaaatgaaattttttgagtaaaaaaaaaaaagaaaagattttgaGACTGACCCAGAACAAAGGAGGCTGCAAGCATGCCTCCATGGCGACCTCTAAGAGCAGGCTTGTTCCTCCAATCCACATACCCTTCCCATGTGCTAACTTGTGGAGCTTCTAGTTCCTGcagaatttttattaattagaaattaagtgTCATATTAATgcaacacaatatatatatttgggagagtaaaaaggagagagaaaattcAATCCAACCCACCATGGTGGTTAGATTAGTTTGGATCTGAGACACGTTCTATCGATGGTTAGGACTTAGGGGATAAAGAGTGGTGACTGTGGGTGGTATTTATAGGGGAGGTAGAGCGAAGAAGACTCCAATTTGGCGGCATAATGGTCATCACGCACCACACCATTAACATTGAAATTGACTTTAATCCTTCTTttcacattcattttttttattccttgatATGTGCTTtgcatttgtttattattatattataataatgttTAATCTTGGATTTTAAATAACGTATTACAATGTGACGTCATTAGCGTAGGTAATATGATACTTTACCTTGTACAATCTTTTAATAGTTTTACCTGTGAATACGATAACACCACGTACGcttttgtatatatttaaagTAAATACGTATTTTACactttatatatattacaagaTTTAAATAAGTTAAACTTAATAACGAGTTTATCAAAATAACAATTCAGTAAATACCGTATTaacgtaaataatttttaattataacttttgtagataatttaagaataaattgacagaataaattaatttttaaattatacaattaaaaaatgcgaccataataaaaaattattgaaaaattaaaaatcttgcattaccaaattaaaaaaaaatattttaaaatttgttttacctTTCACCTCCGGTCTTTTTCTTTCCCTCgtcttatttatataaatgtatATGTTATACATTTGGTAATGCATAAAGagtaaagataattttttctcttataggAATACTtccaagaaaatataaaataagaaacggtattaatatacattaaatgtttttaaacattaatttttttaataaattggtactaatataaagttatatatttattattattattattattattattattattatctgcCCCTTAACTTATGttgtgaaaatataaaattcatcttattaaaaaaatacttcaaattcTTTCATGTATAATATGAAgagattaaaaaacaaaaggtaaaatgtttttaatgaaaaattatatataacattaatttaaatgTTACCAATGCAACTCACAtgatatctaataatttttttttatttcttagcgATTAGagagtatataaatattttaattttctttttaataaaaaaattatatttttacctTCTTATCTCatgaatatatattagaaaaaccATATTATTAAAAGCTTAAATAgcttaataatattttgagtGAATAATCATCTTAGTCCTCAAAATTGTAAAACAATATCTATTTATTCTCTAAAATTGTTTAAATGTCAAAATAATTCCTGATATTAGCTGAAATAATACGTTTTTATTCTGAATTCTACAAAGTGCCCGAGAAGTTAGTTTTAAGACAATTTCCAAAACAaatgctttctttttcttaaggaAGACTTTTTAACCAtacaaattaagaagaaaaaaacacatgGATACAACGATATATGTGAGACTAAAACCTAGTACATTGATTTAACTGAATAAATGTCGGATGGGTCTTCCTCATACTCActtatcttcttcatcttccttcgATATTACTTTGTTTTGGTTAGCAATTGCAATTTCAATAATGAGCACAAGAAGTGCAATAACAAATACAAAGTCACCAGCGAATACCCCACAATCAGTTTACAGCAAAACTGAAACCCCCATATGTACCCGAAAATATCAGTTCCTTCCTTCGATACTACTTAATAGAAACCATTCTCCAATTCCCTAAGTAAATCTTTCTAGTATATAAATAATCATCTAGCTTCTCCACCTCTAATCTCAACTCAACACCACTCCCTCCTAGAGCCATATAATAATGAATTATCTACGTACTATATCATTTTTATCCATTGCTAGTGTATGTAATCTCTGATACTTTAATGTTAATATTGTGACACCATCCACTTATTCGTCATGCCAAAAAGAGAAATTTCTCCAATCACCAATATTCTTGAAAATAGATTTCAGAAATCAATTTAGTGGATAACCATTATTTAAGATATCAGAAAAAAATGAGCATATATTGAAGTGCCAAACTttctaaagtttaaaatttattatattcgTAACATTTTGTAAGCttgattattgtaaaaaaattaacacttgaaaagtgagaaaatatatttgagaggataaagcatatatatacttataattgTTGATTAGTAAATTAGAGTGTGCATCAAAttctataaaaatataactagctaaacaattaattaaagaggtctcattatttttcttttgaaaattttatgctTTTTGAGTAGGAAATAAGACGAGCGCTGGCAAACACATTCTTTAATAGTATAATTTTGTAcaattatattgaaaaatacTCCCTTCATATTTAAATAAGGTTAGACATAtgagttaaaatttgtttatattttggacattttttttacttatatttaagtttaaaagaGTATAAAATTAcgattgatatttattaaataaatagtaaaactcacacaattcaataattttcaacaaatttcaattaaaaatatgtaagagagtatgtgttattttttttatcggcagaTTGAAGATATATTTAGGCTTAATtacaaattagttttataattaaattttattttcataaattttattacttaagtttttaatttttgtatatttcatCACCACTAATAAAAAATGGATGATTTTGacatcataattataattaatgtaaaaaagttACATCATAATTATAAATGATATAGAAAAGTTGTTTATAACATTGGTTATAACCACAATGAATTTAGAAAGTAactttttaatatcaattataaCTATTTGATACACAAAaatctttgattttttatatcatttgtttAGTTATCAATgtgatgataaaatatataaaaataaaaaaaatttaaatgacaaaatttgtaaaatattaaaagttgaatgataaaatttgtgtagaaaaaaaaattataataaaatccataaaattatgaaaattagatgataaaatttgtgaaaataaaacttaaataattaaattcatgaaataattaaaatttgatatttaaaattaagtatattttataaaagcgATACCAGAAGTACTAAGGTGAATATACAAAAATTACTAAAGCACCAATAAAGAGACAAAGAGAGTATGTCGTTAACATTTCTCAAGAAATCGAGGCGGAAATATGTTAAAGTTACACTCTATCTTAAATACGTTtctcacttaattttttttacatttaattatttCGATGTTAGATTGCATCTTAATTAGGAAATTAATTTTACACTAgtataataattgaatatttgattttatttttaattaaataatttcgcAGTTGAAGTAGACTGCTCTTCCCACCAAAAGTAGGAGTATTAGATCCACGCTGAAAATCTAAAGGAGGGCAAGATATTGTAATAATTGATAGACAAGTATTGCATTGTGTTTGACCAAAGACCGAAAACTTAAATCCGTGGAAactaaaaagatttttaaaatgaataaatatctttaagttttaattaagaaaaaaaattataaaacgcTTCcaactaaattattaattagtgatacactttattttaaagataaatcaCTTTAATTAAAGATTTTGGTTCCTTAATTATATGATGGTTGATACTTCACCTTTCTATCTGTAGCATGCAATCTTTTACTCTAGATGGCAATGGGGAAAAATATCTGCTAGCTTCTCTTCCGATCTTCCCTTCCCTTTATTTCTAAATTTGGTTTGTGataataaagtaattaattaagtcATCATatcattcaataataataaaaattgatcccTCTATCTCCGGTAACACGCGTGGCAGAAGCATCACATaggtaattaaattaaagttgtCCTACCCCTCAGGAAATTGATGGTTTGTTCATTCATCACAAAACTGTGCAACACATGTATACGCATGCATCACATATTGGGTCTCTATTAGTAGATCAATAGAATTGGTGCAATGTTTTAATTGGTacgtaaaataaattttaggcaTGCAGCTTAAGATAGAATGATGAAATTTGAGAATCTATGTTGCATAAGGTAGTGGAGTTTCCAGATATGGTTAGAAAATGTGATTTCTCCATATATGGTTAa
This region includes:
- the LOC114379256 gene encoding protein NRT1/ PTR FAMILY 4.6-like, whose protein sequence is MELEAPQVSTWEGYVDWRNKPALRGRHGGMLAASFVLVAEILENLAFLANASNLVLYLRQYMHMSPSKSANNVTNFMGTAFLLALLGGFLSDAFFTTYRVYLISAVIEFLGLIVLTIQARDPSLKPPKCDLDTPCQEVNGSKAAMLFIGLYLVALGVGGIKGSLPAHGGEQFDETTPSGRKQRSTFFNYFVFCLSCGALIAVTFVVWIEDNKGWQWGFAISTISIFVSIPVFLAGSPTYKNKIPSGSPLTTILKVLIAALLNSCTYKNTSSAVVNMTSSPSNPHSGRTESQQETVKASTTTETPTSNLKFLNKAVTNKPRYSSLECTVQQVEDVKVVLKMLPIFACTIILNCCLAQLSTFSVEQAATMDTKLGSLKVPPSSLPVFPVVFIMILAPIYDHIIIPYTRKATKSEMGITHLQRIGFGLVLSIVAMAVAAIVEIKRKRVATQSGLLDDPTKPLPITFLWIAFQYLFLGSADLFTLAGLLEFFFTEAPIRMRSLATSLSWASLAMGYYLSSVIVSIVNSVTGNGTHNKPWLSGANFNHYHLEKFYWLMCVLSGLNFLHYLYWATKYKYRGTGTTN